A DNA window from Streptomyces sp. B21-083 contains the following coding sequences:
- a CDS encoding ROK family transcriptional regulator: MAGRSGRTVRDLRRGNRTAVLQRLYFDGPMSRFELAPATGLSGGSISNVVAELVEDNLVEEAGSVESDGGRPRILLRVAPASGHMIGVDVGETRVRVELFDLTLTELARTERPLEHQGYDVEVIVGHIRDGIAEVLAESDIAPEQLLGVGIGVPGIVARTPEQGAVIHGQTIGWDAVPLESLLRSACELPDSIPYFIDNGARTLGLAEMWFGAGRGARDAVVVLLGSGVGACLVTQEVEHGRSVEWGHLTVRVGGRRCRCGARGCLEAYVGAGALLERWREAGGRPPEGTDEETALTAMLTAAYPAEGVAADPVALAVLEETAEYVGAGLSDLINLFQPERILIGGWAGLQLGARFLPAVRRHAASYALRYPAERVAIDLGRLGLDAVTVGAAILPLADFFARGGRRAEPVSEGPSPAWRTVLDERAAR; the protein is encoded by the coding sequence ATGGCGGGGCGGAGCGGGCGGACAGTGCGTGACCTGCGGCGGGGCAATCGCACCGCCGTACTGCAACGGTTGTATTTCGACGGGCCGATGAGCCGCTTCGAGCTGGCCCCGGCCACCGGGCTGAGCGGCGGTTCCATCAGCAACGTGGTCGCGGAACTGGTCGAGGACAACCTTGTCGAGGAGGCCGGCAGCGTCGAGTCCGACGGCGGACGGCCCCGCATCCTGCTGCGGGTCGCGCCCGCCAGCGGCCACATGATCGGCGTTGACGTCGGTGAGACCCGCGTACGCGTCGAGCTCTTCGACCTCACCCTCACCGAGCTCGCCCGCACGGAACGGCCCTTGGAGCATCAGGGCTACGACGTCGAGGTCATCGTCGGCCACATCCGTGACGGCATCGCCGAGGTTCTCGCCGAGAGCGACATCGCCCCCGAGCAGCTTCTGGGCGTCGGTATCGGCGTCCCAGGCATCGTGGCCCGCACCCCTGAACAGGGAGCCGTGATCCATGGCCAGACGATCGGCTGGGACGCCGTCCCGCTCGAATCCCTGCTGCGCTCGGCCTGCGAACTCCCCGACTCCATCCCGTACTTCATCGACAACGGCGCCCGGACGCTCGGCCTGGCCGAGATGTGGTTCGGTGCCGGCCGTGGCGCCCGCGACGCGGTCGTCGTCCTCCTGGGTTCCGGCGTCGGAGCCTGCCTCGTCACTCAGGAGGTGGAGCACGGCCGGTCCGTGGAGTGGGGGCATCTGACCGTACGGGTCGGGGGGCGCCGCTGCCGCTGCGGCGCCCGGGGCTGCCTGGAAGCGTACGTGGGAGCGGGGGCGCTCCTCGAGCGCTGGCGCGAGGCGGGCGGACGCCCGCCGGAGGGCACCGATGAGGAGACCGCGCTGACCGCGATGCTCACCGCGGCCTACCCGGCCGAGGGCGTCGCGGCCGACCCGGTGGCACTCGCCGTCCTGGAGGAGACCGCCGAGTACGTGGGCGCCGGCCTGTCCGACCTGATCAACCTCTTCCAGCCCGAGCGCATCCTCATCGGCGGCTGGGCAGGACTCCAGCTCGGCGCCCGCTTCCTGCCCGCCGTACGCCGGCACGCCGCCTCCTACGCCCTGCGCTATCCGGCCGAACGGGTCGCGATCGACCTCGGCAGACTCGGCTTGGACGCGGTCACCG
- a CDS encoding carbohydrate ABC transporter permease → MAPPRSYFWSRRIFLTLLASFVLVPVYVMVSSSLKPLADVSGEFRWLPSSVTIRPYIDIWSTIPLARYFMNSLIVAGAATVCSVVIAVFAAYAVSRYEFRGKRVFTVTVLSTQMFPGILFLLPLFLIYVNIGNATGIALFGSRGGLILTYLTFSLPFSIWMLIGYFDSVPRELDEAALVDGCGPLGALFRVVVPAAIPGIIAVAVYAFMTAWGEVLFASVMTNDSTRTLAVGLQGYSTLNNVYWNQIMAASLVVSVPVVAGFLLLQRYLVAGLTAGAVK, encoded by the coding sequence ATGGCTCCGCCCCGGTCCTACTTCTGGTCACGGCGGATCTTCCTGACCCTGCTCGCCAGTTTCGTCCTGGTACCGGTCTACGTGATGGTCTCCAGCTCGCTGAAGCCCCTGGCCGACGTCTCGGGAGAGTTCCGCTGGCTGCCGAGCAGCGTGACCATCCGCCCGTACATCGACATCTGGTCGACGATCCCGCTCGCTCGCTACTTCATGAACTCGCTGATCGTGGCGGGCGCGGCGACGGTCTGCTCGGTGGTGATCGCGGTGTTCGCGGCGTATGCGGTGAGCCGCTACGAGTTCCGGGGCAAGCGCGTCTTCACGGTCACCGTGCTGTCCACGCAGATGTTCCCCGGCATCCTCTTCCTGCTCCCGCTGTTCCTCATCTACGTCAACATCGGCAACGCCACCGGCATCGCCCTGTTCGGCTCCCGCGGCGGACTGATCCTTACGTATCTGACCTTCTCGCTGCCGTTCTCGATCTGGATGCTCATCGGCTACTTCGACTCGGTGCCGCGCGAGCTGGACGAAGCCGCGCTGGTGGACGGCTGCGGCCCGCTCGGCGCGCTGTTCAGGGTCGTCGTCCCGGCCGCGATCCCCGGCATCATCGCGGTCGCCGTCTACGCCTTCATGACCGCCTGGGGCGAAGTGCTGTTCGCGTCCGTGATGACCAACGACAGTACGCGCACACTCGCCGTGGGCCTCCAGGGCTACTCCACGCTCAACAACGTCTACTGGAACCAGATCATGGCCGCGTCGCTGGTGGTCAGCGTGCCCGTGGTCGCCGGGTTCCTGCTCCTGCAGCGCTATCTCGTCGCCGGGCTCACCGCAGGCGCCGTCAAGTGA
- a CDS encoding ABC transporter substrate-binding protein, whose translation MRRTRAAAAGAVTVSLLTVVTACGGGSSTSGGSNDSPKTLTYWASNQGASIEVDKKVLQPELDTFEKQTGIKVKLEVVPWSDLLNRILTATTSGQGPDVLNIGNTWSASLQATGGLLPWDAKNFAAIGGKDRFVDSALGSTGAQGQDPAAVPLYSMSYALYYNKKMFADAGIAKPPATWDELTADGKKLSKDGKWGLGAEGSNPSENIHHAFVFAKQHGADFFTADGKPDFTNDGAVAGIKQYVDLMAKDKIIAPGNAEYAQNQSVSDFAKGKNAMLLWQGAAANLKSQGMSADAYGIAPVPVQSGTPGTGTQVNSMVAGINLAVFKNTDNLDGATKFVKFMTSDAEQKTLNTAYGSIPPVKTAQADAAFNAPDTTVLKDTLAGSAAALPQVADESQFETAVGTAVKELFADAAAGRAVTTASVKAALEKAQQQMPTK comes from the coding sequence ATGCGCAGAACCCGAGCCGCGGCCGCCGGTGCGGTCACTGTTTCCCTGCTGACCGTCGTGACCGCCTGTGGCGGCGGCTCGTCGACCAGCGGCGGGTCCAACGACTCGCCGAAGACCCTGACGTACTGGGCCTCCAATCAGGGCGCCAGCATCGAGGTCGACAAGAAGGTCCTCCAGCCGGAACTCGACACGTTCGAGAAGCAGACCGGCATCAAGGTGAAGCTGGAGGTCGTCCCCTGGTCGGACCTGCTGAACCGGATCCTCACCGCGACAACCTCGGGCCAGGGCCCCGACGTCCTGAACATCGGCAACACCTGGAGCGCCTCACTGCAGGCCACCGGAGGGCTGCTGCCGTGGGATGCGAAGAACTTCGCCGCGATCGGCGGCAAGGACCGCTTCGTCGACTCCGCGCTCGGCTCGACGGGAGCGCAGGGCCAGGACCCGGCCGCAGTCCCGCTGTACTCGATGTCGTACGCGCTCTACTACAACAAGAAGATGTTCGCCGACGCCGGGATAGCCAAGCCGCCGGCCACCTGGGACGAGCTGACCGCCGACGGCAAGAAGCTCTCCAAGGACGGCAAGTGGGGCCTGGGCGCCGAAGGCTCGAACCCCTCGGAGAACATCCACCACGCCTTCGTCTTCGCCAAGCAGCATGGCGCCGACTTCTTCACCGCCGACGGCAAGCCCGACTTCACCAATGACGGCGCGGTCGCCGGGATCAAGCAATACGTCGACCTGATGGCCAAGGACAAGATCATCGCGCCGGGCAACGCCGAGTACGCCCAGAACCAGTCCGTCAGCGACTTCGCCAAGGGCAAGAACGCGATGCTGCTGTGGCAGGGCGCGGCCGCCAACCTCAAGTCGCAGGGCATGAGCGCGGACGCGTACGGCATCGCCCCCGTGCCCGTGCAGTCCGGCACCCCGGGCACCGGCACTCAGGTGAACTCGATGGTCGCGGGCATCAACCTGGCCGTCTTCAAGAACACCGACAACCTCGACGGCGCAACCAAGTTCGTGAAGTTCATGACCAGCGACGCCGAACAGAAGACCCTCAACACCGCGTACGGCTCCATCCCGCCGGTGAAGACCGCCCAGGCCGACGCCGCCTTCAACGCGCCGGACACCACGGTCCTGAAGGACACCCTCGCGGGGAGCGCCGCCGCGTTGCCGCAGGTCGCCGACGAGTCACAGTTCGAGACGGCCGTCGGTACCGCCGTCAAGGAGCTGTTCGCCGACGCAGCGGCCGGACGCGCGGTGACCACCGCGTCGGTGAAGGCGGCGCTGGAGAAGGCCCAGCAGCAGATGCCGACGAAGTGA
- a CDS encoding carbohydrate ABC transporter permease produces MPTTAPAEAAAPKIPSGEAEQTPRFRRPGRIRRIGLPYLLLLPALLLELLVHLVPMVIGIVMSFKELTQFYIRDWGTAPWSGLGNYKVSVDFDAPVGEALLHSFLVTVAFTLLSVGLCWLIGTAAAIYMQDTFRGRGLLRALFLVPYALPVYAAVITWVFMFQHDNGLVNHVLHDQLHLTDKPSFWLIGDNSFYALLIVSVWKGWPFAFLIVMAGLQNIPGELYEAAALDGAGMWQQIRRITLPSLRPVNQVLVLVLFLWTFNDFNTPFVLFGKSAPEAADLISVHIYQASFVTWNFGTGSAMSVLLLLFLLVLTGVYLLLTSRGRKPADV; encoded by the coding sequence ATGCCGACCACTGCCCCCGCAGAGGCTGCGGCGCCCAAGATCCCTTCCGGGGAGGCGGAGCAAACGCCCCGCTTCCGCCGCCCCGGAAGGATCCGCCGCATCGGACTGCCGTACCTGCTGCTCCTGCCCGCCCTGCTCCTCGAACTCCTCGTCCACCTCGTGCCGATGGTGATCGGCATCGTGATGAGCTTCAAGGAGCTCACCCAGTTCTACATCCGCGACTGGGGCACCGCCCCCTGGTCGGGCCTCGGCAACTACAAGGTGTCGGTGGACTTCGACGCCCCCGTCGGCGAGGCGCTGCTGCACTCCTTCCTCGTCACCGTCGCCTTCACCCTCCTGTCGGTCGGCCTGTGCTGGCTGATCGGCACGGCGGCCGCGATCTACATGCAGGACACCTTCCGCGGCCGCGGGCTGTTGAGGGCGCTCTTCCTCGTCCCGTACGCCCTGCCGGTCTACGCGGCCGTCATCACCTGGGTGTTCATGTTCCAGCACGACAACGGCCTGGTGAACCACGTCCTGCACGACCAGCTGCACCTCACCGACAAGCCGTCCTTCTGGCTCATCGGCGACAACAGCTTCTACGCGCTGCTGATCGTGTCGGTGTGGAAGGGCTGGCCGTTCGCCTTCCTCATCGTCATGGCCGGACTGCAGAACATCCCGGGCGAGCTGTACGAGGCAGCCGCCCTCGACGGCGCCGGCATGTGGCAGCAGATCCGCCGCATCACCCTGCCGTCGCTACGCCCGGTCAACCAGGTCCTGGTGCTGGTCCTGTTCCTGTGGACGTTCAACGACTTCAACACGCCGTTCGTCCTGTTCGGCAAGTCGGCTCCGGAGGCCGCGGACCTCATCTCGGTCCACATCTACCAGGCGTCGTTCGTCACCTGGAACTTCGGCACCGGCTCCGCCATGTCCGTTTTGCTGCTGCTCTTCCTGCTCGTGCTGACGGGCGTCTACCTCCTGCTGACCTCCCGAGGAAGGAAGCCGGCCGATGTCTAG